The Balearica regulorum gibbericeps isolate bBalReg1 chromosome 5, bBalReg1.pri, whole genome shotgun sequence genome window below encodes:
- the DMAC2L gene encoding ATP synthase subunit s, mitochondrial, with product MLLGKLVQPVCSLNKLPLLSTCRHFWGWLNAVFNKVDYERIQAVGPDRAASEWLLRCGALVRYQGSQKWQQDYNGLPTGPLGKYKIEAINATESCIMYRGFDYLDGLEHVTEIKLQKCIYIQDECLQRLSETKNLQKSLLQLKIISCGNVTDKGIIALHKLMNLEYLYLSDLPGIREKETTVRILQQALPNLELELDLE from the exons ATGCTGTTGGGAAAACTCGTGCAGCCGGTGTGCAGCCTAAACAAGCTGCCCCTGCTGAGCACCTGCAGACACTTCTGGGGATGGCTGAATGCCGTGTTCAACAA AGTGGACTACGAACGCATACAGGCCGTCGGCCCCGACAGAGCAGCTTCAGAATGGCTGTTGCGATGTGGTGCCCTGGTGCGCTACCAAGGCTCTCAGAAATGGCAGCAGGACTACAACGGTCTCCCAACAGGGCCCCTGGGGAAATACAAGATTGAAGCAATTAACGCCACTGAGTCTTGCATCATGTACAGAGGATTTGACTATTTGG ATGGTCTCGAACATGTCACAGAAATCAAGTTGCAGAAGTGTATTTACATACAGGATGAGTGTCTGCAGAGGCTCAGTGAGACCAAGAATCTCCAGAAGAGTCTCCTCCAGCTGAAGATAATTTCCTGTGGGAACGTCACAGATAAAGGCATCATTGCACTTCACAAGCTGAT gaACCTTGAATATTTGTATCTGAGTGACCTTCCTGGaataagagagaaagaaactacCGTTCGTATCCTTCAGCAGGCACTGCCAAacctggagctggagctggattTAGAATAA